One Streptomyces sp. CNQ-509 DNA window includes the following coding sequences:
- the orn gene encoding oligoribonuclease, with protein sequence MNDRMVWIDCEMTGLSLIDDALVEVAALVTDSELNVLGDGVDIVIRPPAAALASMPDVVRAMHTASGLLDELAGGTTLADAERQVLAYVREFVPEPGRAPLCGNSVGTDRGFLSRDMPNLEGHLHYRIVDVSSVKELARRWYPRAYFNSPEKAGNHRALADIRESIAELRYYREAVFVPPPGPDSETAKAIASRHTLAADGS encoded by the coding sequence ATGAACGATCGGATGGTCTGGATCGACTGCGAGATGACGGGCCTCTCGCTGATCGACGACGCGCTCGTCGAGGTGGCCGCGCTCGTCACCGACTCGGAGCTCAACGTGCTCGGTGACGGCGTCGACATCGTCATCCGGCCCCCGGCCGCGGCCCTCGCCTCCATGCCCGACGTCGTCCGCGCCATGCACACCGCCTCCGGCCTGCTCGACGAGCTGGCCGGCGGCACGACGCTGGCGGACGCGGAGCGGCAGGTGCTCGCCTACGTACGCGAGTTCGTCCCCGAACCCGGCCGCGCCCCGCTCTGCGGCAACTCCGTCGGCACCGACCGCGGCTTCCTCAGCCGGGACATGCCGAACCTGGAGGGCCACCTGCACTACCGCATCGTGGACGTCTCGTCCGTCAAGGAGCTGGCCCGCCGCTGGTACCCGCGGGCCTACTTCAACAGCCCCGAGAAGGCGGGCAACCACCGCGCGCTGGCCGACATCCGGGAGAGCATCGCCGAACTCCGCTACTACCGGGAGGCGGTCTTCGTCCCCCCGCCGGGCCCGGATTCGGAGACCGCCAAGGCCATCGCGTCCCGCCACACGCTGGCGGCGGACGGCTCGTAA
- a CDS encoding CGNR zinc finger domain-containing protein, with protein sequence MVRMRTPPRAAELVADFANTLDIYAGTDTLSTPDELAAWLTTHVLPVTGTPDPGLHAAAVALRAGIREHLGAHVGDTPDPAVTAAADAALTRFPLHPTAAGPPVPAPGLTPAERAVAELALAWSTLTITGDAARLKRCAEHTCHEAFWDTSKNRSKRWCSMQGCGNRAKARTYAARRAAASD encoded by the coding sequence GTGGTCCGTATGCGCACACCTCCTCGGGCTGCCGAGCTGGTGGCCGACTTCGCCAACACCCTGGACATCTACGCCGGCACGGACACCCTGAGCACCCCGGACGAGCTGGCCGCCTGGCTGACGACGCACGTTCTGCCGGTCACCGGCACCCCCGACCCGGGCCTGCACGCGGCGGCCGTCGCCCTGCGCGCGGGCATCCGCGAACACCTGGGCGCCCACGTGGGCGACACCCCCGACCCCGCCGTCACGGCGGCGGCCGACGCGGCCCTGACCCGCTTCCCCCTCCACCCCACCGCCGCAGGCCCCCCGGTCCCCGCTCCCGGCCTCACGCCCGCGGAGCGGGCGGTCGCGGAGCTGGCCCTCGCCTGGAGCACGCTGACGATCACCGGCGACGCGGCCCGCCTCAAGCGCTGCGCGGAGCACACCTGCCACGAGGCGTTCTGGGACACGTCGAAGAACCGCAGCAAACGCTGGTGCTCGATGCAGGGCTGCGGCAACCGCGCCAAGGCCCGCACCTACGCCGCCCGCCGCGCCGCCGCCTCCGACTGA